AGGGTCGAAGGGCATATAATTAATAAAATAAATAGCAATAAGAAAAAAATATTGTATTTTTAAGTAAATTATTACAAATGAAGCATTATGAGAACCTATTTTGTTTACATAGTAAAATGCAATGATAATAGCTACTACACTGGCATTACTAACCATTTAGAAAGAAGAATAGGGGAGCACCAAACAGGTAAAAATAAAGACTGTTACACTTTTGACAAAAGACCTTTAGAGTTGGTTTGGTTCGAAACGTTCAATGATGTGCTTAATGCTATTGCTATAGAAAAACAAATAAAAGGCTGGTCAAGAAGAAAAAAAGAGGCTTTGATACAGCAGGATTGGGATAGATTGGTGCAATATTCAAAAAATTATACTCAGTATGGTAAGGGGTCTTCGACAGGCTCAGACTGACATCTGTATATCTAATTGTAAATTCGTAAAGTTATGGTGTTTTGCTTTTATAAGATAAATACAATCCGTAACACTACTGTCACCCTGAGCTTAGTTTATCCTGAGCCTGTCGAAGGGTCGAAGGGCTTGATTTTACCTAAAGCACTAATGAGGGTCTTCGACAGGCTCAGACTGACAAGTGTATATTTAATTGTAAATCGGTAAAGTTATGAGGTGTTGCTTTTTTAAGACAAATACAACCCGACTCTAGTCTTTAAGGCCCAATTTTTTTAAAATATCTTCCATCAAGCACCAACGGGTTATTGAGGATTGGAACAGATTGGCTCCTACAAAGGCGGTAAACCAAAGCCAATTGGGATTGACGTAATGCGCCAATACCAGGCTGATTAGGATAAATGTGCCGGCTACGGCTCTGACGATACTGTTGATCATGATTTTGATTTTTAGAGGGTTGGATTATTAGATTTTTCTATGTTTAGGATAGCTATATGAATGTGTGATTGCGATTCCTGAACTCCATTGAATTCGTTGATTAAAGTAAAAAGAAGGTCTACGTTTTCCTTTTTTACAAAAGCATAAAAAAGAATTGATTCGGTTTCGTTTACTTCAGCCGCAAACCAATTTTCAGGGGTTGCGGTATCAGAAAAATCCATATAACCGGTTACTTCTTTAAACGAATAAGTTTTGACTTCGGCTTTTTTCAGCATGTCTTTGATTTCCTGTTGAAAAGCGATGCTGGCGGTGATGATTACTAATTTCATTTTTACTTTTTTAATGAATTACTTTTCCCATTTCTTTCTTTCGGTTACATAATAAATGATAGGGACTACCAATAAGGTCAGTATTGTTGATACGATGGCACCAAACACCAGTGATATCGCCAATCCTTGAAAGATGGGGTCAAACAAGATGATGGAAGCCCCGATTACTACAGCGCCTGTAGTCAGTAGGATAGGAGTGGTTCTGACGGCTCCGGCTTCTATAATGGCTTGTTTTAGCGGGATGCTTTCTTGCAAACGAATCTCGATAAAGTCAATCAGCAACACGGAGTTTCGCACCATCACCCCGGCTAAAGCTATCATTCCGATAAACGAAGTAGCGGTAAAGAAAGCTCCTAACAGCCAATGCCCTAAAA
Above is a genomic segment from Flavobacterium phycosphaerae containing:
- a CDS encoding GIY-YIG nuclease family protein, whose amino-acid sequence is MRTYFVYIVKCNDNSYYTGITNHLERRIGEHQTGKNKDCYTFDKRPLELVWFETFNDVLNAIAIEKQIKGWSRRKKEALIQQDWDRLVQYSKNYTQYGKGSSTGSD
- a CDS encoding YgaP family membrane protein, whose amino-acid sequence is MINSIVRAVAGTFILISLVLAHYVNPNWLWFTAFVGANLFQSSITRWCLMEDILKKLGLKD